Proteins encoded within one genomic window of Lysinibacillus sphaericus:
- a CDS encoding Crp/Fnr family transcriptional regulator: MDNIQYLSQFNLLNSLSMEDLIEMEQLTLITTFPKNTFIQTPETFSEGLYFVKKGKLRLYKVNAQGKQFTSDILNEGNVFGEMDIISFGTRENFIETIEESHICLMNKERFENFLIQRPQFMMTLLKVLSNRVIGMSQLTQNLALGKLHDKVLYALIKLSDQFGLTGDNEYYKIDFPLSHQEIANLVGATREAVTVVLQELVKEEVIKTGFKTIYIHRKAFGEKHFLD, encoded by the coding sequence ATGGATAACATTCAATACTTATCGCAATTTAATCTGCTTAATTCGCTCTCGATGGAAGATTTAATAGAAATGGAACAATTAACATTAATAACGACTTTTCCGAAAAACACTTTTATTCAAACACCAGAAACTTTTTCGGAGGGGCTTTACTTTGTTAAAAAGGGGAAGTTGCGCCTGTATAAGGTAAATGCTCAAGGTAAGCAATTTACTTCGGATATACTCAACGAAGGTAATGTATTTGGGGAAATGGATATCATATCATTTGGTACCCGAGAGAATTTTATTGAAACGATAGAGGAAAGCCATATATGTTTGATGAATAAGGAAAGATTTGAAAATTTTTTAATTCAGCGGCCTCAATTTATGATGACATTGTTAAAAGTACTTAGTAATCGAGTTATCGGTATGAGTCAGTTAACGCAAAATCTAGCTCTTGGGAAACTACATGACAAAGTTTTATATGCGCTTATTAAACTATCTGATCAGTTTGGACTTACGGGTGATAATGAGTATTACAAAATAGATTTTCCTCTTTCGCATCAAGAAATCGCCAATTTAGTTGGTGCAACCAGAGAAGCTGTAACTGTGGTTTTACAAGAACTTGTTAAAGAAGAAGTCATTAAGACAGGATTTAAAACAATCTATATCCATCGGAAAGCTTTTGGAGAGAAACATTTCTTAGACTGA